In the genome of Arachis stenosperma cultivar V10309 chromosome 6, arast.V10309.gnm1.PFL2, whole genome shotgun sequence, the window agcttaaaaatttaaatttttcaattttttattttttggatatttttggaatttttatttttttctattagaattttttatatttttagtttaaaaattaaaaaaataataaatttacagatctattgtttattagatattgctggactttattttatttttctaatttaaataaaaaattaaatcatgtaatttaaatattcaaaaataaaaaaaaaacttatttttttaaatttttaattttttttgaaaatatttttgttttttaattcaccggataatgccacacctgaacagttgacttttttttgctgcacttgttcacaaattaagaataaattaatttaaaaatttaaaatttttcaatatttttattttttggatatttttggaatttttattttttactattagaaatttttttatatttttagtttaaaaataaaaaaataataaatttacaaatctattgtttattagatattgctggactttattttatttttctaatttaaataaaaaaattaaatcatgtaatttaaatattcaaaaataaaaaatttattttttaaaattttttatttttttgaaaatatttttttattttttattcgccgaataatgccacacccggatagttgacttttttttgttgcacttattcacagattaagaaaaaattaatttataaattttaaatttttaaatttttttattttttggatattttttgaaatttttatttttttctattagaaaatttgtttatatttttagtttaaaaattaaaaaaaataataaatttacagaactattatttattagatattgctggactttcttttatttttataatttaaataaaaaattaaatcatgtaatttaaatagtcaaaataaaaaatttattttttaaaattttttatttttttgaaaatattttttattttttattcaccggataatgccacacccggacagttgactttttgttgctgcacttgttcacaaattaagaataaattagcttaaaattttaaatatttcaattttttatttttggatatttttgaaatttttatttttttctattagaaatttttttatattttagtttaaaatttaaaaaataataaatttacagatctattgtttattagatattgctggactttattttatttttataatttaaataaaaaattaaatcatgtaatttaaatattcaaaaataaaaaaaaaaacttatttttttaaaattttttatttttttgaaaatatttttgttttttaattcaccggataatgccacacccggacagttgacttttttttgctgcacttgttcacaaattaagaataaattagcttaaaaatttacattattcaattttttattttttggatatttttggaatttttatttttttactattagaaaattttttatattttttgtttaaaaataaaaaaataataaatttacaaatctattgtttattagatattgctggactttgatgacaagtcatcttagcctagttttactagtctttttctttacttttatttagttttatgcactttcttaagaCACAAGTAAGCCTTTTGGGTTGAATTTGATATCTTCCTTGCCTCAGTCAATCATGTATAaaatgatgcattttcatgaggtTTTGTGCTATATTTGTCACATATTTTGGAAGAGAAACAATCTCATGATTTGAAGCACAACTTTGAtgtttttgattgattgatgacaGGTGAAGCAAGGCTTGGAAGAAGGATACAAAAGGTTGAAGAACACCCTGGAGAGGAGcccacgtttgagccaacgtttgacctcaaactttgaggtaaacgttggctgaagaagaagctccaggggaggccaacgttggagccaacgtttgacctcaaactttgaggcaaacgttggctgaagaagaagctaaggaGAGGGCAACGTTTGcaccaacgtttgacctcaaacgttgaggcaaacgttggcgccacagaGAAGAAAATTGGCACTCCTGGGAGGtgaagtttgcgccaacgtttgacctcaaacgttgaggcaaacgttggcacctAAGAGGAGGCAGAGCAAGCTTTTGGAAgcaacgtttgagccaacgtttgacctcaaactttgggtcaaacgttggctacaTCTTGGGCTATTAGGAGCATGGAAGAACCCCCTGATTGATGAGCTAATCgagccacgtttgcgccaacgtttgacctcaaacgttgggccaAACGTTGGCCAAAAAGAATGCAAGAGGgatccacgtttgagctcacgtttgacctcaaacgttgagccaaATGTGGATGACAGCAAAGGAAGGCCTGCTGCATAATTTCACACGGcaacgtttgaggcaacgtttgacctcaaacgttgccTCAAACGTGAAAGTCATTCGGCCCGGTTCACAAGTGgatttcttcccaacaccaagagcaaGCAACAGAGGCTTAATTCAACCCAATTCTATCAAGGCCAAGGCCCAATTGAAGGCTCTAGGATCATGtaaagaaagtgtataaatagcttaggatttGAAGTTTTAGGGAGCTTTTGCATTCGGAGCTTTCCCTGTGAGTTTTTATTGAGAGTTTTCGGAGAGCTTACTTTGCATTTAAGAGAGTTTCtgggaggagaattgaattctcttcctctaggttttcttgTTTACTTTCCTGCAAAGTTTTGtctgagtcttgggtgtgaagaattgaggaatttctgtctcaatctccatctaagatctctttgatttctctgctgcataattgagttgaatcccaattcctttactgcttcctctttaatttcttgttaattgctttgtgagtttggatctgggaaggcaattgagatctagactttgctatctagtctctggagtcctgagatcccattttccttttggttcttctgtgaacccttgttgcaaatttaatttcccttgcttgaattctgaaatcccattcctcagatcccttttacattcgagcagtttatatttcttgcactttaagttactgcaatttacatttcttgcactttaagtttccatcatttaatttcttgttctttaagattcatctcttttactttcagttctctttaatttctgcaaatcacccactcccctttacattttctgcactttaattcctgtcaacacaaattcacacaatcaacacttgtttgcttgactaattcaaccactaaactaaaattgctcaatccttcaatccctgtgggatcgacctcactcatgtgagttattattacttgatgcgacccggtatacttgccggtgagttttgtgtcagatcgttttccgcacatcaagtttttggcgccgttgccggggattgaatagattgacaatgattaagtgaggtggtagtttagatcaagcactttttctttaattttgactaacccactaactgtttgaatttttgcttaagctAACTGAAatttcattctagcaatagagtGAAGTATCACTGGTTGTGAGTTTCTCCTATtctgtttgtatgtcaggtacggGGAGAGCTATTCCCATTCTATCTGAAGCTGATTAGAGGACTCTcaggagaataagaagagctgaaagagggaaaggtatcattggagaggaagaatctgaggaagaATATCACGAAATGGAAGGAGATTCATCTAACCCCAATCCACCAGGGGGAGCagctaacaacaacaacaataacccCCCTCAAAGAAGAGTCCTAGCCTCTTACACTTTTGCAAATCCAAGGCactgtgggagcagcattctCACTCCCAATGTCAAcgcgaacaactttgagttgaagccacaaCTCATTACACTTGTCCAGAACAATTGTTCCTATAGAGGAAGCCCATTGGAAGATCCCAATCAGCATCTATCTACCTTCttaaggatttgtgacactgtcaaatcCAATGGTGTGAATCCTGAGACATACAAGCTCCTGTTATTCCCATTTTCATTAAGGGATAAGGCTGCACAATGGCTTGAAACTTTTCCCAAAGGAAGCATCACTAGTTGGGACGATTTGGTGACTAAATTCTTAGCCAAATTCTACCCACCCCAAAGGGTCGTTAGATTGAaaactgaggtgcagacattcacccAATTAGATGCCGAATCCttgtatgaagcatgggagagatacaaagcTCTAATTAGAAAGTGTCCCCCAgaaatgttcaatgaatgggatgtgctgcagaatttctatgaaggcttgACGTTGAAATCTCAAGAGGCATTAGATCACTCTGCTGGAGGTTCATTACAactgatgaaaactgctgaagAAGCCCAGAATCTTGTGGACATGGTGGCCAACAATCAATACTtttttgctcaccaaagaacccgccaaccatcacaaagaaagGGGGTATTAGAactagaaggagtggattccattttggcccaaaacaagatgatgcaacaacaaattcaacaacagtttgaacaaatggccaaaagaattgacaGCCTTCAAGTAGCAGCTGTGaacacaagccaaccatcaactgcATGGGTGTAGAATGAAGAAAGccaagaagagcaacaacagGAGCAAGTGCAATACATGCATAACCAAAATTCTGGTAAGAATGAAGTTTATGGCGAGACCTATAACCCCTCCTGGAAGAATCACCCTAACCTTAGATGGGGAGATAACCATAACCATAACCAACAgtcatggcaaagaaacacaaaccaaaacaacccGAGGAACAACCAGCAGAATAACAACCaaaattcattcagaaaaccacaaaacacttaccccaactctaaccattatcCAAACCATAACCAATCCATCAACCAAAATACCTATCATCAACCACCCACACCTCAAAACCAACCACAAACATCTCCAGAATCTCAAAGAATTACTAACCTGGAAACCTTGATAGACAAGCTGTGAAAACATCAAGAAATGACggccaagaatcaagaagcttcCATCAAGAACATGGAAAGACAAATAGGCCAGCTCTCTAAACAATTTGCAACAGAGAGGCCATCAAGCTCCCTACCAAGTGACACAATTCCAAATCCTAAGGAAGAATGTAAGGCAATACAGTTGAGGAGTGGGAGAACATTGGGGAGTAACAATGACACTGCAAAGAAACTAGTGGAGAGCAGCAAAAAGCCAACAGAGGCAGAGGAAGTCAATGATCAAGATATGGTGCCAAACAAGAACACAGAGAACCCCAAAAGAGAAGAAGAGCGGCCAATCAATGCACATAAGAAAGAAGAAGACGCAATTCAAGGACAACAGACAAAGGAGAAGAACCTCATCTCTCCACTACCATATCCACAGAGGTTCAACAAAGAAATCAAAGACCAACACTTCCACAAATTCCTGgaaactttcaagaagctggaaatcaacattcCTCTGGCTGAAGCATTGGAACGAATGCCCTTATATGCCAAATTCTTGAAGgaactcatcaacaagaaaagaagctGGCTGGAGAAGGAGACCATactcctcactgaagaatgtagtgcgGTACTTCAAAAAGGGATTCCACCAAAGCTCAAGGACCCATGGAGTTTTGTAGTCGCATGCACCATAGGCAAAATGACACTAGATAAAGCTCTCTGTGATCTTGGAGCCAGTATCAACCTGATGCCCTTGTCGATGATGAAGAAGCTTGctatagaagaactcaaacccaccaggatgtcaTTAGTCATGGCTgacagatcaatcaagacaCCCAATGGAATTCTGGAAAATCTGCTAGTAAAGGTTGGGGAGTTTATTTTCCCTGCAGATTTTGTAATTCTGGACACTGAAGAGGAAGgaaacaattcaatcatcttgggacgACCATTTTTAGCTACCGCAAGGGCTATAattgatgtggaaaaagggGAAATGATcttcagagtacacaatgagcaaatggtCATAAATGTCTTCAAATCAATGCAGCACCTCCCCGAACAAGAAGACTACTTAAGCGTGGACATGATAGAAAACTTGGTGGAAGAGGTGTTGGAAGCTAACCAGCatgaacaagaagaggaaaGTGGTCAAGAGACAACCAAGGAGCAGGCAGCTGAGATCTCTACTGACCAAAGGGCAAAACCAGACAAGAAAGAGGAAGTACAAAAATAAGAACTGAAGCCATTGCCCactcatctcaaatatgcattccttggcaCATCAGAGAGTTTTCCtgtgatcatcaattcatccctaacaaaaagggaagaagaagaacttaTTGATGTCCTCAAGGCCCACAAGGATGCACTAGGATGGAgcattgatgatctgaaaggcattagcccagcagtatgcatgcataaaatcctCTTGGAGGACAACTCCAAACCGGTGATTCAACCCCAGAGAAGGTTAAACCCCACTATGAAAGAAGTCATCCAAAAGGAAGTGGTGAAGTTGTGGAATGCAGGGATAATCTATCCCATCTCTGACAGCTCATGGATAAGTCCAGTCCAAGTAGTACCAAAGAAGGGTGGGATGACGGTCAtcgttaatgagaagaatgaactTATTCCCACAAGAACTGTGACGGGATGGAGGATGtgcattgactacagaagactaaATGATGCTACCCGTAAAGATCATTTCCCTCTTCCCTttattgatcagatgcttgaaagattAGCTGGCCATGCTTACTATTGCTTCCTAGATGGCTACTCTGgatataatcagatagtggtggaTCCAAAAGACCAGGAAAAGACCTCTTTTACATGTCCATTTGGAGTttttgcctacagaagaatgccattcgggctatgcaatgccccagccacctttcaaaggtgtatgcttgCAATTTTTTCAGATATGGTCGAAAAGTTcttagaagttttcatggacgacttttctgtttttggtgataacTTTTATGATTGTTTGCAAcatctaactcttgtcttgaaacgatgccaagaaactaatttggttttgaactgggaaaagtgccatttcatggtacgagaagggattgttcttggtcataaagtttcaaaAAAGGGGATAGAAGTTGATAAAGCAAAAGtagaaatcaaagaaaaatttaatttataaattttaaatttttaaatttttttattttttggatattttttggaatttttatttttttctattagaaaatttgtttatatttttagtttaaaaattaaaaaaaataataaatttacagaactattatttattagatattgctggactttcttttatttttataatttaaataaaaaattaaatcatgtaatttaaatagtcaaaaataaaatatttattttttaaaattttttatttttttgaaaatatttttttatttttttattcaccggatattGCCACActcggacagttgactttttgttactgcacttgttcacaaattaagaataaattagcttaaaaatttaaatttttcaatttttttattttttggatatttttggaatttttatttttctctattagaatttttttatatttttagtttaaaaattaaaaaaataataaatttacagatctattgtttattagatattgctggactttattttatttttataatttaaataaaaaattaaatcatgtaatttaaatattcaaaa includes:
- the LOC130934007 gene encoding uncharacterized protein LOC130934007, producing the protein MTAKNQEASIKNMERQIGQLSKQFATERPSSSLPSDTIPNPKEECKAIQLRSGRTLGSNNDTAKKLVESSKKPTEAEEVNDQDMVPNKNTENPKREEERPINAHKKEEDAIQGQQTKEKNLISPLPYPQRFNKEIKDQHFHKFLETFKKLEINIPLAEALERMPLYAKFLKELINKKRSWLEKETILLTEECSAVLQKGIPPKLKDPWSFVVACTIGKMTLDKALCDLGASINLMPLSMMKKLAIEELKPTRMSLVMADRSIKTPNGILENLLVKVGEFIFPADFVILDTEEEGNNSIILGRPFLATARAIIDVEKGEMIFRVHNEQMVINVFKSMQHLPEQEDYLSVDMIENLVEEVLEANQHEQEEESGQETTKEQAAEISTDQRAKPDKKEEVQK